The following proteins come from a genomic window of Flavobacterium crocinum:
- a CDS encoding outer membrane beta-barrel protein has product MTRLISFLLFLFLFVSAANAQNDITVKGTVLDVNTQLPLELATVYFTTVKDSTVIEYATTDKNGAFRMNIKKFEKPVFLKVNYMGYQTYYEEYKGLTESKDFGKIYLIENVNALNDVVIKSEAPPITIKKDTLEFNAASYKVRPDSNVETLLKQLPGFDVDNDGKITVNGREVNQVLVNGKTFFDKDGAIAIKNLPADIIKKVQVSDFKTKKEELSKQESTSDFSSINITIDEKKNKGYFGKIMGGYGTDDRYEANVNLNYFNNKQKISLLASSNNINSTGFSMDDVFDNMGGGRNSSGRGGSTSSGGGGKGITQSNLVGVNYSDDWTEKLLAMGSYNFSNTVNKNDSKSNEVVFQPTGNNITQSESKTRNENTGNNANFELEYRLDPKTRIVVAPKVSQSRTNGISSSSSSTEDENGNELNKSDGSSISDGTNLNFSNTINFNKAFDRKARNLSFVFTNNNTDSDSDALNMSETIYFVGSTPNDLRNQNVKKRAVSDAYSADIEYTEPITDSLRIRVGADLDWKTTSNDQKTYNFNEDTQEYTDYDSKFSNYTSSIQNSVTPKVGITLQKNKFTVNLDSRTSIVNFENYSLYQNEATDLSKKYALPFATALLRYKFSRSKNLSFKYDYSNALPAANQLMPIVNLNNPLNTIVGNPDLSPVEKNSVNFQFRNYDFRSRSGYSFNLKGDYYNNDIVSISSFNTSGQKETTYTNISGVYNLSLGANWNQQIKKDAHVLRYGVGLSGNYSFDKGYTNDILYNSKSVGITPKVYMSYDYGEVLTIAPSYNLSYNQSKYENYLLGKTSNVVHRVNLQTTSYWPENLVFGNDFGYTYNSNISDGFKKDFFLWNTSLSYGFLDKKLYAKVKVYDLLNQNQSATRTISATSIRDEENTVLRRYVMFSLAYKIGNFAESKKGGKGRPRD; this is encoded by the coding sequence ATGACCAGATTAATTTCTTTTTTATTGTTTTTATTTCTTTTCGTTTCGGCAGCAAATGCTCAAAACGATATTACTGTTAAAGGAACAGTCCTTGATGTCAATACGCAGTTACCATTGGAACTTGCAACGGTTTATTTTACTACTGTAAAAGATTCTACAGTGATTGAATACGCTACTACAGACAAAAACGGTGCTTTTAGAATGAATATTAAAAAGTTTGAGAAACCTGTATTTTTAAAAGTGAATTACATGGGATATCAAACTTATTATGAAGAATACAAAGGACTTACCGAAAGTAAGGATTTTGGAAAAATTTACTTAATAGAAAATGTAAATGCTCTTAATGATGTTGTTATTAAGTCTGAAGCGCCACCAATTACCATCAAAAAAGATACTTTAGAGTTTAACGCTGCTTCTTATAAAGTTCGTCCGGATTCTAATGTAGAAACATTACTGAAACAACTTCCAGGGTTTGATGTCGATAATGACGGGAAAATTACCGTAAACGGAAGAGAAGTCAATCAGGTTTTGGTAAACGGAAAAACGTTTTTTGATAAAGACGGGGCTATTGCCATAAAAAACCTTCCTGCGGATATTATTAAAAAAGTTCAGGTATCCGATTTTAAAACCAAAAAAGAAGAACTTTCAAAACAAGAATCGACCTCCGATTTTTCAAGTATCAATATTACAATTGACGAAAAGAAAAATAAAGGTTATTTTGGTAAAATCATGGGCGGATATGGTACTGATGACCGCTATGAAGCCAATGTTAATCTAAATTATTTCAACAATAAGCAAAAAATAAGTTTACTGGCATCTTCTAATAATATCAATTCAACCGGTTTTTCTATGGATGATGTTTTTGATAATATGGGCGGTGGACGAAACAGCAGCGGAAGAGGCGGAAGTACAAGTTCTGGCGGAGGCGGAAAAGGAATTACTCAATCTAATTTAGTGGGAGTGAATTATTCTGACGACTGGACAGAAAAATTATTGGCTATGGGAAGTTATAATTTTTCGAATACTGTAAATAAAAATGACAGTAAATCAAATGAAGTCGTTTTTCAGCCAACAGGAAATAATATTACACAGAGTGAGTCTAAAACCAGAAATGAAAACACGGGTAATAATGCCAATTTTGAACTGGAGTATAGATTAGATCCTAAAACGCGAATAGTTGTAGCGCCAAAAGTAAGTCAATCACGAACAAATGGTATTTCGTCCTCTTCGAGCTCTACTGAAGATGAAAACGGAAATGAATTGAATAAAAGTGATGGGAGCTCAATTTCTGACGGTACAAACTTAAATTTTTCCAACACGATAAATTTTAATAAAGCTTTTGATAGAAAAGCGCGTAATTTAAGTTTCGTTTTCACGAATAATAATACAGACAGTGATTCTGACGCTTTGAATATGTCTGAGACTATTTATTTTGTAGGGAGTACACCAAATGATTTAAGAAATCAGAATGTAAAAAAGAGAGCTGTAAGTGATGCTTATTCTGCGGATATTGAATACACAGAACCCATAACTGATTCATTAAGAATTAGAGTGGGAGCCGATTTAGACTGGAAAACTACCAGTAATGATCAAAAAACGTATAATTTTAATGAAGACACTCAGGAATATACGGATTATGATTCAAAATTTAGTAATTATACAAGTTCGATTCAAAATTCAGTTACGCCAAAAGTTGGAATTACTTTGCAAAAAAATAAGTTTACTGTAAATCTGGACAGCAGAACTTCAATTGTAAATTTTGAAAATTATTCACTTTATCAAAATGAAGCAACAGATTTAAGTAAAAAATATGCGTTACCTTTTGCAACTGCTTTACTGCGTTACAAATTCAGTCGCTCTAAAAACTTATCATTCAAATATGATTATTCAAATGCTTTGCCTGCAGCTAATCAGTTAATGCCAATTGTGAATTTAAATAATCCTTTGAATACTATTGTCGGAAATCCTGATCTAAGTCCGGTTGAAAAAAACAGTGTTAATTTCCAGTTTAGAAACTATGATTTTAGATCTCGTTCCGGATATAGTTTTAATCTAAAAGGAGATTATTACAATAATGATATCGTTTCTATTTCCAGCTTTAATACAAGTGGTCAAAAGGAAACTACTTATACCAATATTTCGGGAGTTTATAATCTTTCCCTTGGGGCAAACTGGAATCAGCAGATTAAAAAAGATGCACACGTACTTCGATATGGTGTAGGTTTAAGCGGAAACTATTCTTTTGATAAAGGTTATACTAATGATATTTTGTATAATTCTAAATCTGTCGGAATCACTCCAAAAGTTTATATGTCTTATGATTATGGAGAAGTTTTAACAATTGCGCCATCGTATAATTTATCGTACAATCAGTCTAAATATGAAAATTATTTGTTGGGTAAAACTTCAAATGTGGTGCACAGAGTTAATTTGCAGACAACATCATACTGGCCGGAGAATTTAGTTTTTGGAAATGATTTCGGATATACTTACAATTCCAATATTTCGGATGGATTCAAGAAAGATTTCTTCCTTTGGAATACAAGTTTGTCATACGGATTTTTAGATAAAAAATTATATGCTAAAGTTAAGGTCTACGACTTGCTGAACCAAAATCAAAGCGCAACAAGAACAATTTCTGCAACTTCGATTCGTGATGAGGAAAATACAGTTTTAAGACGTTATGTGATGTTTTCTTTAGCTTATAAAATCGGAAACTTTGCTGAAAGCAAAAAAGGAGGGAAGGGAAGACCGAGAGATTAG
- a CDS encoding DUF2490 domain-containing protein, with the protein MKFFKLVLILSLASPILSAQNIKKTDQQTLTWIRYYNIFPLSEKWAIHSEFDNRSFINPIHENLFVIRSQARYRATKLMDFGAGFAYFNVNTQNPNVDPDYSVPEYRAQQDLTLINDIAKITFHNRFQLEERFIQKADKNGLLNQFSFAYRFRYRLQSMFTIWEKEKQSIKGTISDEILFNYGKDNRRNTFDQNRIYFALRYHFNPNLGLELGYLKNFQRRASGVDFYDRDIIRFTVYHRINRKF; encoded by the coding sequence ATGAAATTTTTCAAATTAGTACTTATTTTAAGCTTAGCTAGTCCCATTTTATCAGCACAAAATATAAAAAAGACCGATCAGCAGACACTGACCTGGATTCGTTATTATAATATATTTCCTTTAAGCGAAAAATGGGCGATTCATTCTGAATTTGACAATCGAAGTTTTATCAATCCCATTCACGAAAATCTTTTTGTAATACGCTCACAAGCTCGTTACAGAGCTACTAAACTGATGGATTTTGGTGCTGGATTTGCTTATTTTAATGTCAATACACAAAATCCAAATGTAGATCCTGATTATTCTGTTCCTGAATATCGCGCCCAACAGGATTTGACTCTCATTAATGATATTGCTAAAATTACCTTTCATAATCGTTTTCAATTAGAAGAGCGTTTTATTCAAAAAGCGGATAAAAATGGTCTTTTGAATCAATTTTCATTTGCTTACCGATTTAGATATCGTTTACAATCCATGTTTACCATTTGGGAAAAAGAAAAACAAAGTATTAAAGGAACTATTTCGGATGAAATTTTATTCAATTACGGAAAAGATAATCGCAGAAACACCTTCGATCAAAATCGCATTTATTTCGCTTTACGTTACCATTTTAATCCCAATCTAGGTTTAGAATTAGGCTATCTAAAGAATTTTCAAAGACGTGCCAGCGGTGTAGATTTTTATGATCGTGATATTATCCGGTTTACCGTTTATCATAGAATTAATCGGAAATTTTAG
- a CDS encoding TonB-dependent receptor, with amino-acid sequence MKASIKNIFTILSFLTFSISFAQNIEGVVTTTENIPLEAVNVVIKGTTHSAVTDNSGKFVIDSQGRLPLTLLIQYVGYKTTEIELTAIPANPIQVALKEENELVEVVVSSRRRIEKVQDVPIAISVITGKQAEQTGAFNVNRIKELVPSVQLYSSNPRNTGINIRSLGSPFGLTNDGIDPGVGFYVDGVYFARPAATTLDFIDVEQIEVLRGPQGSLFGKNTTSGAFNITTRKPSFNSGADFELSYGNYSFLQAKASVTGALGSKVAGRISFSGTSRDGLVDNVATGRPTNTLSNQGIRGQLLWTPTVNTNVIFAADITTQRPDGYAQVVAGVAPTQRAAYRQFDAIIADLNYQLPSLNAFDRKIDHDTPWRSNQDMGGFSLNVDTKIGGGTLTSTTAWRFWNWDPSNDRDFTGLQVLAKSQNPTRQTQITQEVRYAGQLTSKISGVAGVFFIDQTSQTDGTEESGNAQWRFAQSSTSPLWKTPGLFEGYGIKTDARIRASSAAVFGQIDWAVTDRLHILPGLRYNFDKKDAHYARTTYGGLQTTDPALLALKKQVYSDQAFDSAIDNTDFSGNITVTFKATDKINAYGTFAKSYKPVGVNVAGLPTNSAGQPLLELAVIKPEKVYHYEVGVKTSPFKNSIFNLALFQTDINDFQTNVQAAELGVNRGYLANADKVRVQGVEVDASFVFSEHLTVNGAVTYTDGKYVKFTNAPLPLEETGAPVSFKDVSGSALPGASRWAGSLGGELSDRARFFGNAGKIFLAVDSYARSEFSSSPSASKYLVVQGYAIFNARLGFRASQGLSVHFWGRNLLNKDYYEQLLPAGGNTGQYAGVLGDQRTYGITLKYSL; translated from the coding sequence ATGAAAGCATCTATAAAAAATATCTTTACAATATTATCTTTTTTAACCTTCTCTATCTCGTTTGCACAAAACATTGAAGGTGTAGTTACAACAACTGAAAACATTCCTTTAGAAGCCGTAAACGTGGTAATTAAAGGAACTACTCATAGCGCTGTTACAGACAACAGCGGTAAATTTGTAATTGACTCTCAGGGAAGATTACCATTGACACTTTTAATTCAGTATGTTGGATACAAAACAACAGAAATTGAATTGACTGCGATTCCTGCAAATCCAATTCAGGTTGCATTGAAAGAAGAAAACGAACTTGTTGAAGTTGTAGTTTCTTCAAGAAGAAGAATCGAAAAAGTTCAGGATGTGCCAATTGCTATTTCTGTAATTACAGGAAAACAAGCAGAACAAACCGGAGCTTTTAACGTAAACCGTATTAAAGAATTAGTTCCTTCTGTACAACTTTATTCTTCAAACCCAAGAAATACTGGTATCAATATTAGAAGTTTAGGTTCTCCTTTCGGATTAACCAACGACGGTATTGATCCTGGAGTTGGATTCTATGTTGATGGTGTTTATTTTGCACGTCCGGCTGCCACTACTTTAGACTTTATTGACGTTGAACAAATTGAGGTTTTACGTGGTCCACAAGGTTCTTTGTTTGGAAAAAATACTACTTCAGGAGCCTTCAACATTACAACTCGCAAACCTAGTTTTAATTCAGGAGCTGATTTTGAACTTAGTTACGGAAACTACTCCTTCTTACAGGCTAAAGCATCTGTTACTGGAGCTTTAGGAAGTAAAGTTGCCGGTAGAATATCTTTCTCTGGTACTTCTCGCGACGGTTTAGTGGACAATGTTGCAACTGGCAGACCAACAAATACTTTAAGCAACCAAGGAATTAGAGGACAATTGCTTTGGACTCCAACTGTAAATACCAATGTTATTTTTGCTGCTGATATCACAACACAGCGTCCTGATGGATACGCTCAGGTAGTTGCTGGTGTTGCTCCAACTCAAAGAGCGGCTTACAGACAATTTGATGCTATTATTGCTGATCTAAATTATCAGCTTCCAAGCTTAAATGCTTTTGATCGTAAAATTGATCATGATACTCCATGGAGATCAAATCAGGATATGGGAGGTTTCTCTTTGAATGTGGATACAAAAATTGGAGGCGGAACATTAACTTCTACAACTGCATGGCGTTTCTGGAACTGGGATCCTTCAAATGACAGAGATTTTACAGGATTACAAGTATTAGCTAAATCTCAAAACCCAACTAGACAAACTCAAATTACGCAGGAAGTTCGTTATGCTGGACAATTAACATCAAAAATTAGTGGTGTTGCGGGAGTATTCTTTATTGATCAAACCTCTCAAACTGACGGTACTGAAGAATCCGGAAATGCACAATGGAGATTTGCACAAAGTTCAACTAGTCCGTTATGGAAAACTCCGGGTCTTTTTGAAGGTTACGGAATCAAAACGGATGCAAGAATCAGAGCTTCCAGTGCTGCAGTATTTGGTCAAATTGACTGGGCAGTTACAGATCGCCTGCATATTTTACCAGGTTTACGTTATAATTTTGATAAAAAAGATGCGCATTATGCCCGTACAACATACGGAGGTTTACAAACGACAGATCCAGCATTATTGGCTCTAAAAAAACAAGTATACTCTGATCAAGCATTTGATTCGGCTATTGACAACACAGACTTTTCCGGAAACATTACAGTTACTTTTAAAGCCACTGATAAAATCAATGCTTACGGAACTTTCGCAAAAAGCTACAAACCAGTTGGTGTAAACGTTGCGGGTCTTCCAACAAACTCTGCCGGTCAGCCGTTATTGGAACTTGCAGTTATCAAACCTGAAAAAGTTTATCATTATGAGGTTGGAGTAAAAACTTCTCCCTTCAAAAATTCAATTTTCAACTTAGCATTATTCCAAACAGACATCAATGATTTCCAAACGAACGTTCAGGCTGCGGAATTGGGTGTAAACCGTGGTTATCTTGCGAATGCAGATAAAGTTCGTGTACAAGGTGTAGAAGTAGATGCCAGTTTTGTATTCAGTGAACATTTAACTGTTAATGGTGCTGTAACTTATACCGATGGTAAATATGTGAAATTCACGAATGCACCTCTTCCACTAGAAGAAACCGGAGCTCCAGTATCATTTAAAGATGTTTCCGGATCTGCTCTTCCAGGTGCTTCAAGATGGGCTGGATCATTAGGAGGAGAACTTTCTGATCGTGCGAGATTCTTCGGAAATGCTGGAAAAATTTTCTTAGCGGTTGATTCTTATGCTCGTTCTGAGTTTTCATCAAGCCCTTCTGCTTCTAAATATTTGGTTGTACAAGGTTATGCTATATTCAATGCTCGTTTAGGTTTCCGTGCTTCACAGGGTTTATCTGTTCATTTCTGGGGACGCAACCTTTTAAATAAAGATTACTACGAGCAATTATTGCCTGCAGGTGGAAATACAGGACAATATGCCGGAGTTTTAGGTGATCAAAGAACTTATGGAATTACTTTGAAATATTCGCTATAA
- a CDS encoding RrF2 family transcriptional regulator, translating to MLSHKAKYALKALLYLAEQDENHISRTVEIADGANIPKKFLEQILLDLKRGRFVSSKQGKFGGYYLIKSKNDITLAEIHRLFDGAIALLPCASLNFYEPCSDCKTESECSLRHGLMLIRDKTLKAMEGITIASLVKK from the coding sequence ATGTTATCACATAAAGCAAAATACGCCCTTAAGGCCTTACTTTATTTAGCAGAACAAGACGAAAATCACATTTCCAGAACGGTGGAAATTGCTGATGGAGCCAACATTCCCAAGAAGTTTTTAGAACAGATTTTACTGGATCTAAAACGCGGTCGTTTTGTAAGCAGTAAGCAGGGAAAATTTGGTGGATATTATCTAATTAAATCCAAAAATGACATCACTCTGGCAGAAATTCACCGATTATTTGACGGTGCAATTGCTCTTTTGCCATGCGCTTCACTAAATTTTTACGAGCCTTGCTCTGATTGCAAAACCGAGTCTGAATGCAGTCTGCGTCACGGTTTAATGCTCATTAGAGACAAAACTTTGAAGGCTATGGAAGGTATTACAATCGCTTCATTGGTAAAGAAATAA